TTGAGTACGGCTGAAACGGAGGCTGAGCGACAGACTTCGGTCGTGAACGATCTGACGCGCCGGGTGAGCTCTAATTGGTTCGAATTTTATTTGCCTTTGATCTGAAGGTGTGGTGATTTAGGTCGAGGAGTTGCAGGCCAAAGCCGACGAGGCGGCAAGGCTCAAGGACCAGGTTGACGAGTACGTATTGGGTATCATTATGATAATTTAGGTGTTGAACATTTGATAGGTACCGCCATGCTGCTGAAAAGTTGCACAAGACTGAGAATGTAatggaaaaatacaaaaagaAATTGGAGGAGAGTGCCGACCTCAGACGCACAGTCAAGGTAACGCAAAGGCGTAAATGTCGAGCTAAGTTTTGTTAACCGTAATGGCAGAGCCTGGAAGAGCAAAACGCAACCTTGGTTGACAAGAACGCTGCGCTCGAAGAGGAAAACCGTAAAGTGGCCGCATACAAGCCCCTGATGGAATCGTACAAAACTCAGATTTCCGAACTTGAGAGCAAGGTTTCTCAACGCAACGCCGATATCGAGGGAGTGAAGTTTGAATTATCTCAGTCTCAGTCTCGACTGCGCCAGGCAATGGAAGAGCGGGCAAAAGATAGCGAAGCCCTCGAGCTTTACCAGGAACGCGTCCGGGAACTCGAGTTGGCAGCCGTCCCGAGACCCCGTATTCGCACTGCTAGTACCGATGATGTTTCAGTCCCTGTTTCGGAGCCTCAGACCCCGGCTTTACCGATAACTCCTGGCGACGATCTGGACACCACAGCCAGAGGCTTGGGCGGAGAGCTCAATGACGCGCTTACTGGAACGACCATGACGGATCTAAAGCTCCAAATCCGCGCCTTGAAGCGTGATTTGGAAGCTGCGCGAGCAGGTGGCGAAGAGCAGAGTAGGATATTGGTTCTCGAGAGCTTACTTGAAGATTCCCAACGCATGAAATCACGGTACGAGGAGGACTATCTTACTGCTCATCGTGAGAAATTGGCTCTTCAGGCTCAACTAGAGGAAATTCGAAGCGGAAAGGCCGTTGGTGATGGGTGGGTAGTGATACTCTTATGAGGTTATAGTTGCTAATCCCTTTGTAGACCCGAGGCCGCTATCGCCTTGCGTCAGAGGCTGAACGAGACTATTGAACAGCTTGATACGCTCAGAAAGGAGCACGCTGAGCTTCAAGTCAAGTTTGAAACCCAGTTCAGAGATCTTACAATTGCCAAGTCTGATCGTACGTACTTTCTTCGTCCCTTTTCTTCGGCTGCTGAGATACTTTACAGTGAACCTTGTGAACAAGGACCAGCTCGAAATCCTTACTACCCTTCGCGAATCGGTCAACGAAGACAAAGCAGCGTTGGAGTCCGAAGCGGAGCGCCTCAAGGGACAAATAGTCGAGTTGAAGGACAAGAACAAGATGCAACTCGAGCAGGTAAACGCTCTCCTCATGGAGAAGATTTCCCTGCAAAACGAAGGGATCGGTCAACGTGAGAAGATGCTTGAGCGTGAGCGCCACTTTGGGTGCGTTTCTCGCAGCGACCGTGATCTGAATTTGCGCTGGGCGGTCGATGTATACCCTGTGCGCTAACGTATTTGTACATTGACAGGGATCTACGAGCGAGTCTGGGAGGAAAGGAGCTACCAGAGGaggccaaggccaagtttTTGGCTCTTCACGAGGAGATGGTTCAGCTCAAAGAGCAACTCAAGACTTTGCAGGAGAAGTACCAGAAAGCTCGCGCAGTAAGTTTTCCATGGTTTTGCCGATGAACTTGTAGTGCTAAGTGTGTTTGCTTTTTTCAAGTTCATCAAAGACCAAGACAAGTTGTTCAAGGAGCAAAACAAATCGTCTGGAGGCCCAGTGAGTGAATTGGCACGTATCTTTGGTTCGTCATTGAGTGTCTCTGGTCAGGCTACCTTCGAGGAAGCGGAGAATCACAGGTCGCAGATGAAGATACTGGAAGAAGAAGTGGAGCGCTACAAGGTTGGTGCACAGCTCGCCTGGCGTGCTTGTATGCTAACTCGATATGTACCTTTTCAGCGACTGCTCAGGGAAGCGGTCCAAAGGTATCAACAAGAGCAAACGCTCATGCTGGGTATCATTCAGCGACACGGCATGAATGTTACTCGCGGCCACCTCAAGCAGCCTCAACGCGCCGCGCCATCGAGTTGGCTCGGACAGCAGCGGAAGAATGTTAGTGACCTCTCAGCCCGCCCAATCTACCACTAACACTATTCACATATAGATTGGACAATCATTGGTGAGCTGGGGTCGTAACCTTGGTAAACCTCTCGTACTCAAATGAACAATCTAAATTACAGCAGCGGCACTAGTTACTTCCACATTCACTTCTTTCTTAACGCTTCCTCATGATCATTTATACCTCTGTCATTCTAGCGTACTTTTGACTATGTCCTTGCTAGTGTTTCCAGGATGATATTTATACTGTAGGGAATAAATATTGTATACGTCGTGCATGTCCTTGCGGGATCACATGAGAACCTCCTATTTAATGCCGAGTCGGCACCCCCTAAACACCCCGATCCCCTTTCCGGGCTTTATTTATTCTCTACGATTCTACTTCAAGCTCTGACGCCTTCTTTCTTTCCCTCGTCGCTCTTTATCATCCAGTAGATCTTACGATATGATTTTACTTCCTTTAACACTGCTTTCAGCCTCATTCGTTTCCTCTTTCGCTGCTACGGCGGAGCAATGGAGGGGGCGTTCTATTTACCAGTACACTCCACTACTTTGCTGTTGGGAGCTATGAGAACTAATTCTATGTAGGATTATTACCGACCGCTTTGCTCTCCCTCTGGGCTCCAATATACCACCAGATGCCTGTGACCCCATGAAGCAGCGCTACTGTGGCGGGACGTGGAACTCGATCCGAGAAAACTTGGATTATATTCAGAACATGGGGTTCACCGCCATCTGGATTTCACCTGTGAATAAGAACATTGAAGGGAGCACTGGTTATGGAGAATCGTACCACGGGTATTGGATTGAGGATATCTCTCAGTTGAATGCTCACTTTGGGACGGCTAATGATCTTAAAGCCCTTAGTGCCGAACTCCATGCACGCGGAATGTACCTTATGGTCGATATGGTAGTCAACAATGTTGTTGCGGCGGGAACTACTGAGCCGGATCTgtcttctttctttttcaaGCAGCCATCACAGTACCACCCCTACTGGTAGGTACTGATGTTCCTTGGGGGTTGGTTTTCcactcaagcgcccgcattAGCCCCGTGGACTACAAAAACCAAACCTCAATTGAGCAATGCTGGATGGGTGATACCAAAGTGGCCCTGGTGGATGTCAACACTGAGGACGAACAGGTTGTATCACAATATGAGGGTTGGGTCGCCAACTTTGTGCAGGAGTATGGGATCGACGGCCTTCGTATTGACGCCGCCAAGCATATCCGTCGTGATTTTTGGCCGGGGTTTTGCGGTGCAGCTGGAGTATTTTGTATTGGTGAAGTCTACGGACCAGACATAAAGTAAGTCTAATCATATTGTACTAACAGTAGTACTAAATCTTTTGAGGCTCGGGGCTTCGTACCAAGGACCATTGGATTCAATTCTCAACTTTCCCCTGTATTACGGACTTGTTCAAGCATTCGGAGATCCCAAGGCCGCTAACATGAGCGCTCTCGTTTCTGTAATCTCCGATTCTCAGCACACTTTTAAGGTAACATGATCTCTGTTCTTCGCGCATACAGCTGGTACTTACACCATTCTAAAGGATACAGGGTTGCTTGGTAACTTTTTGGAGAACCATGATGTTCCACGGTGGTTCGGTCAACATAAAGACCCTCAAAGCCTCTAGTATGTTTTGATTCCTATTCTGACCTCTCTATGAGTCATAATTCTTGTATAGCAATGCTCTGGCATTTTCTTTTATGTATGACGGTATTCCTGTCGTCTACTATGGACAGGAGCAGTACTTTCAGGGGAGGGACGACCCAGCTAATCGTGAACCTCTGTGGCCATCTTATTACCTCAAAAACAATGCGACTCGGTTCATAGCATCCCTAAACCAGTTTCGAAACTTTCTAGTGGCAAGGTCTGCCGACCCAGATGATTTGGCGAGTCCTATATCCGATTGGCTGCACCAATCAACCCAAGTTCTCAGTCACACCGAGCATGATATTGTACTCGCCCGGGGTCCCGTTATCAGTATCTTAACGGGGCGTGGATCAGCAGTGAGTGCAAATGCCTACGCAACTATCCTTCTCACCGAATTTCAAGGAATTCAATGCAAGTGCTTCAGTACTCAACTCTGGGTATCCAAGCGCGCAACCACTAACTGAGTACGTCAGGTTTATCTTCAACCGACTGCCTTCTGATCCGACCTGTTTTTTTTAGTATCATTACATGCTCGGTCAGTCAATTTGACAAAATGCAAGACGCATTTATTTAATATTGTCGCCTAACCCGGCCGATAGCAATATGTCACAGGCGCGGGTGGCGCGTTGACGGTATCCTACGAAGACGGGGGCCATGCCGTGGTACGGATGTTGTGTTGGTGTTGTTTGTGCCACTGTTTGACTTTGATTTAGCTACTTATCCCGTCAGTCTATCTAACCAACTCTGGAGTATGCGGCAATCGAGTTCTCCAACCAGCGTCAAGAATCCAATCCTCGAACTCGGGATCCAATTTGCGTCAACGCCTATCTTCTTCGTTTTCTTATTCCTTGGCCGTCCTCGGGCTGTTAGTAACCATCAACGGATTCTAACCCAGCGCACCTCGCTGTTGCTACGCGTTCACCGTCTTTACTCCTTTATTGCTATCTGAACCGCTATCTCAAGTAATTTGTATCAATGAAGTACTGTGTGATAGTCTAGTTTCATCAGGTGTCAACATTCAGCCAATTCGACCGAGCGCATGCGCTGTCGGCTATCATGAATTTGGAAACGCATGGGATATTCTTCAATCAAATACTCGAAATGCCCGAACTTTCTTGGTGTTTAAGAGCCTACCAGCCGGCTTCAAGGTTAGGGTTGAGGCGGATCAAAGCAACATGATGCGCGCCTAGAGCATCCGAAAACCTCTCTGGTCGGAATCTGCCATTAAGGTCAGTAGATAAAGGCTGAAGTGCGCGGAGGGATGAACAGCATACCTGGCTTGTATCCTCGTCATTTTGTGGTGAGTGTGTAACCTTGATGAGTGACAGTACAAGGGCTGACATCGGATGACTCTAAAGAATATTACATTCTTTTAGCTTACACGCTCCTTTATTATATATTTGTTAAGCACGCCAGCAAGCTATGAGCACTGCTGCACCGTTAGTTGCGCGGGTCGTAGTACCGGATTCTCAATCTCGTTCCCCTCGGGTCTTTATTCCACTATTCATAGTGAGCGGTGAGCTCATTTCCTTCAAACCATATCAATATATCATTATTTACCTGCTTTCACAGGGCTCCTCGTATGTGGAATCACTGTGTATCTTGTCTTCAAACTCTTCTTTCGACTCCAAAAACTTAGGGATGAGAAACGCTCTGAGAGCCTGAAACAGGAACTAGAGTCGGGAATTGACCATTCTTCAGTAACCTGCTGTGGCACGGTCGAAAAATCGAAAGATTTAAAGTTGCCCCTGACCACGTTCGAGTCAGAGGTTGAAGAAATCGCCAACCACCACGCTATCCTATCTTATGACATGTTCCCGCCCTCTCCAAGTACAGATATATCTCCTGCCCGCAGGTCGTCGTCCATCTTCTTTCGTAGCGAGTCATTGCCCCCACCTGCTCGAGCGCTCTTGTACCCCCCGTCACCGAGGCGAGCGTCAATTCCGGCAATATGGAGCAACCCGCGTTCGAAATGGACGGATGAAAATCAGGGAGGATATTCAGGGAAGGCTCGGTACCCATCTAACAGGCCTGCAACTAGTCCACTTCAAATCTCTGGAGAACGCTTGCCAGAGGAAAACCTTCAAGCTAGACGGAGTGTCACTTTATTCTAATTGTATGAATCCATATCAACTGAAATGCCCACCAAGATCCGAACCTATACGACGGAAGCAAACTTTCCTCGGGTATTTTACTGAGTCTAGGTTTACAGTGTCTGTAAAAATATGCAGATGGACTCTCGGACTTATTCTTATTCGCCTATAGCTATTTGGGAGCTAGTACTTGGACTGTGAGCCAGCGTCATATCTTCACCTTGCGTAATGTTGTACATATACATAACTCCAGATATTGGCTGTATATCGAGTTAGGCCGCTCCATACCGTTGTCTATACAATCGTTACTCTTATATTCGTCAGGTACAGTATCTGGGACAATCAATAAACATATACGGACTTCTCTTGTTACATGTAATTGCTGGTAGCGTATGGGCTACATGTAGCGTTataataccttggcgtagaAATCTAATTAGCACGCTTGATAGCACTATAACTACGTCTGCACTCTGAAAAACCTACTCATTGACCGGGAAAAGAGCTATTCATTCCTCAAATTAAACACAGTAGATTCTCACTATATGCTATTATCGAGTTCGAGGCATACGCAGAAAACAGTAATTCTATCGGTTTTGCAATTTCCCCAGCCAGTCTCCCAGCTGCCTAGTTATTTTTGAGCTCCCAAGCATTACGCCACCGTTGTATATGTCAGTTTGACTTGACGTTATGTGGCATTGATGTCCTCAAGAGTTTGGGCACGTGTATGGTGGTACCCTAAGTTCACGTCGACTTCAGAAGGCTCATGCGAGCACTGGTGTCCATGAGATTTAGTACGTGACTGAAGTGGGTCATGACGAGAACGATCACCATGCTTCCTGACAATCACGATACTGGGAGAGCGTGGCGCACTGGATGTCGCGAACTCTGAACATTTATTACGACCGGACCGTACACATCTATAGGCACATGTATACACGAACGATTACTTGTGAACTTGCACCTCCAGAGATTCTCTCAACAAAATGTAAGAATGCATTTCTGAACAACAGAAGGGTACTAGTGTAACGTATACTGATCGATCTAGTCCACGAGCACATCAGAATTTGCAGCTTGAGGATAACCAACCATTAGCTGTAGCTCACAACATACGACAGACGATTGCGAACTTACTTGGCGTTGGACTGATTCTGAGTCAGCCTAACAGGCTCGTTTCCATTGTTAGTACCCCGGAAGGTGTCGCATACAGACGTCACACTCGTGTACGCGTTCGTCTTCGTGTCGATCGTAGCCACATCTCCATAGTTCGAGTTCACACCCGCGATAAGCTTGCCGTTGCGAGCGATTACGTTGCTGATCGTGACCTCACGCTTGACCTGAGTGGAGCAGTTGCCGCACGAGCGGTAGAGCTTGCCGAAGTCCTGGACGCAGTACGAGTCGATGTCAACAACACCTGCACCGTTGTGccttacaacaacgtcaggaGCACTCTTCGCGCCTCCGCCGGTGATGGTGGTTTTGCCAGAGCTCTGGCGGAGAATGATAGCTTCTTCGCAAACTTCTTCGAACCATACGTTACGGATCGTGCAAGCCCCCGAGCATCGAATGCCTGTTTGCTGGTCTGCACCAATAACGACATTACTGTGGGTGTATGCATAAGTATATCTCAGTATATATAAACTAGGGACCTACGCGATGGTTGCACCCGGCTCGAGGATAAACACTGGGCTCGGGGTGCCAACGTCAGGAGCACCGTTGCACTTTATTCCACGGCCATAACGGAGGTTTTTACCTGGTAGCCAGTAAATAAACACTATGTAGAAAATCAAACAACTCGTATGCCACTTACCGTCAAAGGTTTCGCCAGCCTTGATTGTGCGCGGGGCAGAGAGCTTGACGTTGGTCGACGCAGATGGGTTGGGGAACGAGCAGCTGGCGGCACGCTTGTCTGAAGGAGCGGCAACGGCGGCATGGGCGAGAACACCGACGATAGCGGCAAGAGCGGCGAAGGAGAACTGAACCATTGGAAAGAATGTAGTTAAGGACGAGTGTGAGTGTAGTATACTAATGATATGATGAgagttaggaggttattctcTCTTTATATGTGCATTTCTGGGTTCAATTTTTTGTGTTGATGAGAGCAGCGCGTTGTCGCCAAGCGGAACAGTCACAAGAGCCAGCAAAAATCACCCGCGGGCAATATTGTAGATTCATACGTCTATGAATCTACACACAGTCATGCCGATCGCGGCCATAGACATGTGGGCGAGCATATTTGTCGCGAAATTTCACTCCGGACCGCTGGTATCCACAGAGAAAAGAAACGCAGCTAAAATTAGCTGGGCGAGGTAGGAGCTGGTTTACATGAGAGCCCCACTTAAATTAGATGAGCAACTCACCTCTTTTTACGTGCGATTTGCATGTGGCAACATTTTCTTGGTTCACACATGTAAATTGCGTGTATGGATTCCCTCGCCGCTTACAGCCAATTTTACACGGTTTTTAACCTATATCAGCTACTGATCCCGCAGGTGGTTTTACGTGCAAATAGTAGTTAATTCTGATCGTATAAGTGATGAATACATGTAAAAATACATGGGAATGTATCTAATAAATGCATGCGAAAGCATACAGTCCTGCGCTGCGATTATCCATTGGGGTGCCTTGCCGGGTTCGGGGGTATAGCGCCGATGGGTATTTGCATTAGGATCGGTCGCGTGTTCGAACCCCAGGTGGGCCGCCGGTCGGAATAATGATAAAATAGAGCATACAGTCAAGTGAAAGCCAGAAATTCGAAAGTAAAGAAACGAAAGTTCGAAGTCGagggaagggtcttcagTTTGAAAGGGGCGATCGGTGaatagggggggggggtatcGTCTAGGTGCGCTTGCGGAGGCTGCGGTCCGAAGGTGGTACTGGAAGCTTGATCTTTAGTGTTCCAACGGCACGAGCCTTCCCCTGGAGTGATATGTAATAATATACAAACAACGTTGGGCAATACTTACCGTATTGATAAGTTCCTGAGCGGTCTCACCGGTTGATTGTGTGGTCGCCTTATTCGACGAACTGGCCTTGGGTCCATTGGCTAAAGGCTGTAAATACTATCATGGTAGGGAAGAAAAGATAATCAAGCAGCCCACTAACCTTggcagtcttctgcttccGGCTTTCTGCAAGTTCCTTAGTGATTTGAGGGATCAGGGAAGGGGGGAGGGGCTCAAGCTCTTCCGCTTCGTCCTCCAGTTGTTCGGGAGCCTACCAGATGGGTCGACGGAAGTCAGCAAGGGACGATTTAGTGTGCTCAACGTACCAAGCGccttttcttccttgatTGGGGCTCTTCTCTTTCTCCCTCGCCCTTATCGTTGCTAACTTCCTTGGGTTCCTGCAGGGTTTTCTTTGGTTTCTAGGCCATAGGTTAGTCAAAATGCGAGAGGGTTTGTATAACATACCGGGCGTCGAATTGTTTTGGGTCGCTCGTCATCCTCTTCAATGGGCGGAAGCTAAAAGTGTATGTAGTTATTGGCGCCAAAGGACAAGCATGATGTACTTACTACATTTTTTCGACTCTTTACCATGTCCTTCTCTGCGGCCTTTACACCCTTTGTACGGGAACTGGTACCCTTCTCGGGCTCCGCCACAGGCTCGGGATCGGCGTCAGATGAGCTGGGGGTGGAGTCGACTCGGCGAATTGATTTGGGAACTTGTCGGGCCGACTAGATGAATATAAATTAGCAGTAGCCGTAAATTGAACAAATAGAAAAACCTGTCGCACAGGCTTGGGATCGGCGTCAGACGAGCTGAGCGTGGAATTCACACGGCGAATCGACTTGGAGATTCGTCGGACGGGCTATGTAAAAATGTATTAATAGCAACAATAAACCCAATAGATAAGGAAAAATTACCTCGTTATCCTCGTtgtcctcgtcttcgtcctccACATTGGCTTCCTTGCGGCGAATAGGTTTGGGCCTTGGAATGAGAGGACGGCCCTCGCGCtcctttccctttcccttccCGGGACCCAAGGGATCAGCTGTGGCCTTGGCACCTGCCCGGTCCCGAGAAGCGCCAAGAGCCTTGTCGCGGGCTTGCTCCCTttcaacaaccttgttggccTTGCGAATATTGGCGGCGGTTGGCTTAGGAGGCAGGGTTGGGGGTTGGCTAGACGGCCGATCCTTgtcgtcttcatcgtcgtctTCATCATCGCCTTCATCACGCGTTAAGTGCCTTGCTTTTTTCGTAGGTCGGGTGGTACCATAGCTGGGGTGGGGTCGTTTCAAGGAGCGGGATGCTGGTTGGGGTTTTGAGGCTGTTTGAGTGTTGTTGTAGCGACGGGCATTGAGGTTGTAGTCATCCTCCTCGCCACTTTCATCCTTGTCTCTGCCCCGGTCTTCATCCCCTATATCTGAATCCTCATCCGAACCCTTGCTGTTGGGATCAGAGGCATTGCGCTTCAGGAACAGCGCAGCTTTAGCATTTTCTTAAAATTTTGTTAGTTACAATTCGATGTAGTAACGTTAGACTTACTGCCGGATCTGGTGTATGCGCTGTTTGATGCAAGATAGCCAGCGCATATAGCATCAATAGCCCAGCTATCATCACCGGACTCATCGCGGAAGTGATATAGGAACTTATGATGCTTATACATCTATCGACAAACATTAGAGGTAGTCTGTGCTGAAAGAAAACGACTCACATAATTGTTGATCTGGGTTCGCTTCTGGGAACCGTAATTCTTGTATGTCAATTTCTGACCCGGCTTGAGGTCAAGAGTTTGAGGGCGGTATAACACAAGGGCCTTGCGGGCCGATCCCTACACAATAAACTCAGTAATTTAATATATTCAATACAGGAATAAACTCACTCGAACATCCAGCGCCATGTCATAATCATCACGTAGTCCAATTAACTCGAACCAAGGCTTTGAGCCTGGTCCCCCGCGCCCGACCTGGAATCCCTGCGGCTTCTCGATACGCTTGCAGTTCTGTTCGTTCACGCGGGCCTTGCTGTATGGGTTGAAATAACACCCATGTTTGTCGCCAAATAGGTGGCCATTTTCAAGCACATATCGGTACTTGGCCTTCCTAGTGACAAGACGCTCTATTGGGGTTCGTGCAATTTGTCGCTGGCCTTCAATCATAGTGTGGACACGGCCACCGCGTTTCCCGGGCCGTGTCTCATACGAGGTGGGGCATGCGTCGTATGGGTGGGCAGTCGAATTTGCTGGTGGAGGACTTGGGGAGCGGCTCGACAGGGCGGTCTTGCTGCGATTCTTGCGCTGATCCTGTCGAGCAAAGGCATGTGGAGTTCCACTATGTCTGGGTAGGAGAAACAAATCAATCAAAATAAAATCATCATTTTTGTGAGCGAATGTATGCAAATGAACTTACGTAGAGCTGAGTTCAGGCGTCTCCATATTTTCTGGGTCATTTTCGGAGCTGTGATTGGGAATTATACACAACGTGAGTCAAACCAACCAAATGTATGCGAGTTTAACTCACCTCCAAGGCCCGTTCTCCTTAGGATCCGGGGTGGGCGAACGAGAAGACGGGAGAGTTTCGTCTGGGAGAGACTCGACAGACTCTAAAGTGCGGCCAATTGTTGAGCTCCTGTCGCCGCCTGATGCTCAACCGGTAAACAGGAAAAGGGAAATAAAGTAGATACTAGGTCTCACCTGTGTATCTGTCCTGTTCTATGGTCACTTCGACATGGTCCAAGGACCGCCTGATTGTAGGGCTCCGTGCACTCTTAGAAACGCAACCTGAAAAAGATAAATATAATAAGAATAAACCTACAAAAGGAGGCATTACCTGAATCTTTGTGAGTTTTATCGGCTTTATCTACAGCAAGAATGTGTTAACAGATGAGAATAATTAATAGAATTAACTTAGGCTTACCGGCCGCTTCCATTGCCAGGAATGCTTTGAACCGCTCCCAAGTCGCTTGATTGATATCCATTGAAGACATATGAACTTCTTTATGATCAATGTAGCCTCGAATCATGATGTGGCGTGAATTTGTTACTTACCTCAGATCTGGTCGCACGAGCTCCGCTCAAGTTGGAGGTGGTAGTGACAAGCAAATTGACGTAGAATATATTTTTGGCGCTTTTATTTAGTTGAATATGAGGCGTGTTCTA
The nucleotide sequence above comes from Rhizoctonia solani chromosome 3, complete sequence. Encoded proteins:
- a CDS encoding alpha-amylase, whose product is MPPPEIQQESQAFISWLSLFKLSRPVTSLADLDDGTVLFEVLSQVDEEYFHNPPRSQSSENWPARVPDLQAIAQNHDVVQTLALCRLTIAISVQSKKNSEVIAGIQKLPQTEQRSIMTAIEKVMSRFTEQERRAGDTTMTDDDHYYQMQLERSRALAEKETLEKVYQQLLEEHRRLQTGYDDAIAEKDELTSSVRDMRRQMDDRRQDKSDGIMRAEIERLRAELQKTEENLSTAETEAERQTSVVNDLTRRVEELQAKADEAARLKDQVDEYRHAAEKLHKTENVMEKYKKKLEESADLRRTVKSLEEQNATLVDKNAALEEENRKVAAYKPLMESYKTQISELESKVSQRNADIEGVKFELSQSQSRLRQAMEERAKDSEALELYQERVRELELAAVPRPRIRTASTDDVSVPVSEPQTPALPITPGDDLDTTARGLGGELNDALTGTTMTDLKLQIRALKRDLEAARAGGEEQSRILVLESLLEDSQRMKSRYEEDYLTAHREKLALQAQLEEIRSGKAVGDGPEAAIALRQRLNETIEQLDTLRKEHAELQVKFETQFRDLTIAKSDLNLVNKDQLEILTTLRESVNEDKAALESEAERLKGQIVELKDKNKMQLEQVNALLMEKISLQNEGIGQREKMLERERHFGDLRASLGGKELPEEAKAKFLALHEEMVQLKEQLKTLQEKYQKARAFIKDQDKLFKEQNKSSGGPATFEEAENHRSQMKILEEEVERYKRLLREAVQRYQQEQTLMLGIIQRHGMNVTRGHLKQPQRAAPSSWLGQQRKNIGQSLQRH
- a CDS encoding alpha-amylase; this translates as MKQRYCGGTWNSIRENLDYIQNMGFTAIWISPVNKNIEGSTGYGESYHGYWIEDISQLNAHFGTANDLKALSAELHARGMYLMVDMVVNNVVAAGTTEPDLSSFFFKQPSQYHPYCPVDYKNQTSIEQCWMGDTKVALVDVNTEDEQVVSQYEGWVANFVQEYGIDGLRIDAAKHIRRDFWPGFCGAAGVFCIGEVYGPDIKLGASYQGPLDSILNFPLYYGLVQAFGDPKAANMSALVSVISDSQHTFKDTGLLGNFLENHDVPRWFGQHKDPQSLYNALAFSFMYDGIPVVYYGQEQYFQGRDDPANREPLWPSYYLKNNATRFIASLNQFRNFLVARSADPDDLASPISDWLHQSTQVLSHTEHDIVLARGPVISILTGRGSAEFNASASVLNSGYPSAQPLTDIITCSQYVTGAGGALTVSYEDGGHAVLLIPSVYLTNSGVCGNRVLQPASRIQSSNSGSNLRQRLSSSFSYSLAVLGLLVTINGF
- a CDS encoding pectate lyase — encoded protein: MVQFSFAALAAIVGVLAHAAVAAPSDKRAASCSFPNPSASTNVKLSAPRTIKAGETFDGKNLRYGRGIKCNGAPDVGTPSPVFILEPGATIANVVIGADQQTGIRCSGACTIRNVWFEEVCEEAIILRQSSGKTTITGGGAKSAPDVVVRHNGAGVVDIDSYCVQDFGKLYRSCGNCSTQVKREVTISNVIARNGKLIAGVNSNYGDVATIDTKTNAYTSVTSVCDTFRGTNNGNEPVRLTQNQSNAK